One genomic region from Bdellovibrionota bacterium encodes:
- a CDS encoding inorganic phosphate transporter — MMVSPLVIFIIAAALLFDFINGFHDAANSIATIVSTRVLRPQWAVVWAAFFNFVAFLFFGLHVANTIGNGVIDPKIVDPFVIFAALSGAIVWDLITWHYGIPSSSSHALIGGLGGAAVAKIGASALNPQGFLKIGASIVLSPALGFILAFILFAAVANIFFKTSPRKVDRWGRRLQLVSASLYSLGHGGNDAQKTMGIIAVLLFSTGALGTSFHVPLWVVLACHAAMGMGTLFGGWRIVRTMGMRITKLKPVGGCCAETAGAVSLFLATGLGIPVSTTHTITGSIMGVGSVRKFSAIRWGVAERIVWAWILTMPASAFVAGVTWWSMHLLFGS, encoded by the coding sequence ATGATGGTTTCACCGCTCGTCATCTTTATCATCGCGGCCGCGCTCCTTTTTGATTTTATCAACGGTTTTCACGACGCGGCCAATTCGATCGCCACGATTGTTTCCACCCGTGTGCTCCGACCGCAATGGGCCGTCGTCTGGGCGGCGTTTTTTAATTTCGTGGCATTTCTATTTTTCGGCTTGCATGTGGCGAACACCATCGGCAACGGCGTGATCGACCCGAAGATCGTCGATCCGTTCGTGATTTTTGCGGCGCTTTCCGGAGCCATCGTGTGGGATCTGATCACTTGGCACTACGGCATTCCTTCCAGCTCTTCCCACGCCCTGATCGGCGGGCTGGGCGGGGCCGCTGTGGCAAAGATAGGGGCCTCGGCGCTCAACCCGCAGGGGTTCTTGAAAATCGGCGCGTCGATCGTTCTCTCGCCCGCGTTGGGGTTTATTCTCGCCTTCATATTGTTTGCCGCCGTCGCCAATATTTTTTTCAAAACCTCTCCTCGCAAAGTGGATCGATGGGGGCGGAGGCTCCAGCTCGTATCGGCGTCGCTTTACAGTTTGGGCCATGGCGGAAACGACGCTCAAAAGACAATGGGGATCATCGCCGTGCTCTTGTTCTCCACGGGGGCCCTTGGCACGTCGTTTCATGTTCCTCTCTGGGTGGTTCTTGCCTGTCACGCTGCAATGGGAATGGGAACGTTGTTCGGCGGTTGGAGAATCGTCCGGACAATGGGAATGCGGATTACGAAACTGAAGCCGGTGGGCGGGTGCTGCGCCGAAACGGCCGGCGCCGTAAGTCTATTCTTAGCGACCGGTCTGGGGATTCCCGTATCCACGACGCACACGATTACCGGGTCGATCATGGGTGTCGGCTCCGTCCGAAAGTTTTCCGCTATCCGCTGGGGCGTCGCCGAAAGGATCGTCTGGGCATGGATTCTCACGATGCCGGCGTCCGCGTTTGTGGCGGGCGTGACCTGGTGGAGTATGCATCTCCTTTTTGGTTCTTAG
- a CDS encoding DUF47 family protein, with the protein MFRRLIPREEKFFDLFRQSADLIVEGAKAFRELLSDLKHGETRARDLKAIESRADEVTHHTVDLLHKTFITPIDRSDIHELICRMDDIIDYIEAASQRIVLYNLTSAPPHAAELADICVKSVEAIREAVNKLEDLKNSPEILRHCVEVNRLENEADHLLRTAMAKLFREESDARQIIKVKEIYELLETVTDRCEDVANIIEGIVVEYA; encoded by the coding sequence ATGTTCCGGCGCTTAATTCCTCGTGAGGAGAAATTCTTCGACCTGTTTCGACAGTCCGCCGATCTCATTGTCGAGGGGGCGAAAGCGTTCCGGGAACTCTTGTCGGACCTGAAACATGGCGAAACTCGGGCCCGTGACTTAAAAGCGATCGAAAGCCGGGCCGATGAGGTTACGCATCATACGGTCGACCTGCTGCACAAGACCTTCATCACGCCGATCGACCGAAGCGATATCCACGAGCTGATCTGCCGGATGGACGACATCATCGACTACATCGAGGCGGCTTCTCAACGCATCGTCCTTTACAACCTGACCTCCGCGCCGCCGCACGCAGCGGAGCTTGCGGACATCTGCGTGAAATCCGTGGAGGCTATTCGTGAGGCGGTCAACAAGCTCGAAGACTTGAAGAATTCGCCGGAAATCTTGAGACACTGCGTGGAGGTGAATCGTCTGGAAAACGAAGCGGATCACCTTCTGCGAACAGCGATGGCCAAGTTATTCCGCGAAGAATCGGACGCGCGCCAGATTATCAAGGTGAAGGAGATTTACGAGTTGCTCGAAACCGTGACCGATCGTTGTGAAGACGTGGCGAACATTATCGAAGGAATCGTCGTCGAATACGCATGA